The Streptococcus sanguinis genome contains the following window.
GCCACGGGCAACATGCAAGCAAAAGACAGCCAGAAGGTCCGCTGACGAATCAGACCGACCTCTTGCACATCTCCCTCACCTACCGCATGGCCTACCAGCATGACTGTTGCTGTCGCGACCCCGAAGATTGGCATATAATTAAACTGAGTCAGAACTTCACCGATAGCATTCCCCGCTACTGCATCCGTCCCAAAGACGACCACAATGGCGATAATAACTACATCACCGGCCCGCATCATGAGCCGCTCTCCAGCAGCCGGCAGAGACAGGCGCAAGAGCTCTCCATCCAAGCCCCAGTGCCAGCGGATTGTGGACAAATCCAGCTCCCGCCAGAGAATCAGCACACCGACCAAACGAGCCAGCACCGTCCCCAGCGCTACACCGACAATACCAAGCCGAAAGATGTAAATCCCCAGACCGGAAAAGAGGGCATTGAGGACATTGGTCAGAAGACTGACATACATGGGGAATCTAGGATTGCGCGTGACCCGCACTAAAGCTCCAAAAGAAGTCATCAAGCCTAGCAGGACAATAGTCCCGCCAACCAGAGCCAGATAAAGACCGCCTGCTTCAGCCACCGCTTTTTCTGTTCCCAGAAGATCCAGCATCTGCCTACCAAAGAGCAGGGAAATCAGCCCCAACAGAAGGCTCAGAAGTAACGTCAGCTTGATAGCCTCAGCTATATGATAGGCCAGACGCTCCTTGTCTCCTTGAGCCAGAGTCTTGGAGATGAGACTGGAAATAGCAGCCCCCAGCGCGATAAAGATTGCCTGATAAATAGTAATGATGTTGCCGGCCACCGAGACACCAGAGATGGCAATCAGCCCAAGACTGGCCACCAGATAGCTGTCAACCATTCCCATGAGCATCTGCAAAAAATTCTCCGCCATAGCCGGCAAGGCGATATTCATGATTTTTTTATAAGT
Protein-coding sequences here:
- a CDS encoding MATE family efflux transporter, yielding MTTYKKIMNIALPAMAENFLQMLMGMVDSYLVASLGLIAISGVSVAGNIITIYQAIFIALGAAISSLISKTLAQGDKERLAYHIAEAIKLTLLLSLLLGLISLLFGRQMLDLLGTEKAVAEAGGLYLALVGGTIVLLGLMTSFGALVRVTRNPRFPMYVSLLTNVLNALFSGLGIYIFRLGIVGVALGTVLARLVGVLILWRELDLSTIRWHWGLDGELLRLSLPAAGERLMMRAGDVVIIAIVVVFGTDAVAGNAIGEVLTQFNYMPIFGVATATVMLVGHAVGEGDVQEVGLIRQRTFWLSFACMLPVALGIFAFGRPLTLLYTDNSGAITASLSVMLFSLLGTPMAVGTVIYTAIWQGLGNSRLPFYATTVGMWLIRIIAGYLLGVTFGLGLPGVWTGMLLDNGFRWLFLKVLFDRKMREIT